One Aegilops tauschii subsp. strangulata cultivar AL8/78 chromosome 7, Aet v6.0, whole genome shotgun sequence genomic window carries:
- the LOC109777438 gene encoding protein TIFY 11e: MAASGSAQSRRFAVACGVLSRGIKAADARPAATVVLPLMPGAEVPAQDEHAAGPAPASAQMTILYGGQVLVLDEVPVDRAAELLRVAAAAGTTRGNGDLPMARKASLQRFMEKRKGRVAARAVPYSRPDGDTASCNRLTLTL; this comes from the coding sequence ATGGCGGCGTCAGGGAGCGCTCAGAGCCGACGGTTCGCCGTAGCGTGCGGCGTCCTCAGCCGCGGCATCAAGGCGGCGGACGCGCGGCCGGCGGCCACGGTGGTCCTCCCCCTCATGCCCGGAGCCGAAGTGCCCGCGCAAGATGAGCATGCGGCGGGTCCTGCGCCGGCGAGCGCGCAGATGACCATCTTGTACGGCGGGCAGGTGCTGGTGCTGGACGAGGTCCCGGTTGACAGGGCGGCCGAGCTGCTCCGTGTCGCTGCCGCAGCAGGCACCACGCGAGGGAACGGCGACCTGCCCATGGCGAGGAAGGCGTCGCTGCAGCGGTTCATGGAGAAGCGCAAGGGAAGGGTCGCCGCGCGCGCCGTCCCCTACAGCCGGCCCGACGGCGACACGGCCTCCTGTAATCGTCTCACGCTTACGCTCTGA